One part of the Vibrio hyugaensis genome encodes these proteins:
- a CDS encoding SCO family protein translates to MSRNWSLFLVVAFVLGFGTKTYFDGQAEVEKKQEVTTEQSVLFGENNKPVDIFDTSDDRIRVVYFGFTRCPDVCPTSLAMLAGALNQIDDAQKAQLRPMFISLDPERDEADASAKYAHYFHPMIEGLSAPLDVTTPLAHKYGVIFRKTELEGSELKYTLDHSSYFYFLKPDGTLITKVPHTLTPAPIVEAISKLTAEGKTNES, encoded by the coding sequence ATGAGCCGCAATTGGTCTCTATTTCTCGTAGTCGCATTCGTGCTTGGCTTCGGCACCAAAACCTACTTTGATGGGCAAGCAGAAGTCGAAAAAAAACAAGAAGTGACCACCGAACAAAGTGTGCTATTCGGTGAAAACAACAAACCCGTCGATATTTTCGATACCAGCGATGATCGTATTCGTGTTGTGTATTTTGGATTTACTCGCTGCCCTGATGTCTGCCCGACTTCTCTAGCTATGCTGGCAGGCGCACTCAACCAAATCGACGATGCACAAAAAGCACAGTTGCGCCCGATGTTCATCTCGCTTGATCCAGAGCGTGACGAAGCCGATGCATCAGCCAAATACGCGCACTACTTCCACCCTATGATTGAAGGCCTGTCAGCACCGTTGGATGTCACCACACCACTTGCTCACAAGTACGGTGTTATCTTCCGTAAAACGGAACTCGAAGGTTCTGAGCTGAAATACACCCTCGACCACAGCTCATATTTCTATTTCTTGAAGCCCGACGGCACACTCATCACCAAAGTGCCTCATACCCTAACGCCTGCACCAATTGTCGAGGCGATTTCAAAATTGACAGCAGAAGGAAAAACCAATGAAAGCTAA
- a CDS encoding glucose PTS transporter subunit EIIB: MLKALSRVFKMLTQVNPNLEQDVDTVIQAIGGLDNLVETGACATRLRLTLKSTAIVNQKALKEHGAHGVVIIDDRHIQIIYGVKANTYSQEMEERRIKHI, from the coding sequence ATGTTAAAAGCCCTCTCTCGCGTCTTCAAAATGCTGACCCAAGTTAATCCAAATCTGGAACAAGATGTCGACACCGTGATACAAGCCATTGGCGGTTTGGATAACTTGGTCGAAACGGGCGCTTGCGCGACAAGACTACGCCTAACGTTAAAAAGCACCGCTATCGTGAATCAAAAAGCATTGAAAGAACACGGGGCACACGGTGTGGTGATCATCGATGACCGACATATCCAAATCATCTACGGCGTAAAAGCCAACACCTATTCACAAGAGATGGAAGAACGTCGAATAAAACACATATAA
- a CDS encoding copper chaperone PCu(A)C produces MKAKQAIKSLALTALLLSPFAQANLNVMPHEPYARAMAPGATTSAVFVTFANRSQEGINIVAAETPAAGKVELHDVIKEGDVMKMRQVDHITLTAKETTELKPGSLHIMLFDLKQPLNEGDNIEVTVTYDNGQKQSFTAPVKKVMAGMKKHEHQH; encoded by the coding sequence ATGAAAGCTAAACAAGCCATCAAGAGTCTGGCACTTACCGCCCTTCTTCTGAGCCCATTTGCTCAAGCAAACTTAAACGTGATGCCTCATGAACCATACGCGCGAGCGATGGCGCCAGGCGCAACGACAAGCGCGGTCTTCGTGACATTCGCTAACCGAAGCCAAGAAGGCATCAATATCGTCGCTGCAGAAACACCAGCGGCAGGCAAAGTCGAGCTGCACGATGTGATTAAAGAAGGCGATGTGATGAAGATGCGTCAAGTAGATCACATCACACTAACAGCAAAAGAGACCACTGAGCTAAAACCGGGCAGCCTACATATCATGCTATTCGACCTTAAACAGCCCCTTAACGAAGGCGACAATATCGAAGTGACAGTGACTTACGATAACGGTCAAAAGCAGAGCTTTACCGCACCGGTTAAAAAAGTCATGGCTGGAATGAAAAAGCACGAGCATCAGCATTAA